A single window of Flagellimonas maritima DNA harbors:
- the aat gene encoding leucyl/phenylalanyl-tRNA--protein transferase translates to MEKNKTNLPLFFLGDRLEFPPIETATEDGLLAVGGDLSSERLLLAYKNGIFPWFNEDALILWWSPDPRMVLFPYKVKISKSMRKIMRCNKFTFTQNLRFEEVVDNCAKVQRKGQEGTWITPKMKLAYLKLFEKGFAKSFEAWQGNQLVGGLYGVDLGNVFCGESMFSTQANASKFAFVKMVEALEKKNYKLIDCQVHTDHLESLGAELISRDAFMEILKG, encoded by the coding sequence TTGGAAAAAAACAAAACAAATCTCCCGTTGTTTTTTTTGGGTGACCGATTGGAGTTCCCCCCTATCGAAACAGCTACCGAAGATGGGCTTCTGGCAGTTGGTGGCGATTTATCCTCAGAACGCTTGTTGTTGGCCTACAAGAACGGAATCTTCCCTTGGTTCAATGAAGACGCCCTTATTTTGTGGTGGAGCCCAGACCCCAGGATGGTATTGTTTCCATATAAAGTGAAAATTTCAAAAAGCATGCGTAAAATTATGCGCTGCAACAAATTTACCTTCACGCAGAATTTACGTTTTGAAGAGGTAGTGGATAACTGCGCAAAAGTGCAGCGCAAGGGGCAAGAGGGCACATGGATTACACCAAAAATGAAATTGGCATATTTAAAGCTTTTTGAAAAAGGGTTTGCCAAATCTTTTGAAGCATGGCAAGGAAATCAATTGGTAGGTGGACTTTATGGTGTGGATTTAGGAAACGTATTCTGTGGTGAAAGTATGTTCAGCACCCAAGCAAATGCTTCCAAGTTTGCATTTGTTAAAATGGTCGAAGCATTGGAAAAGAAAAATTATAAACTTATAGATTGCCAAGTCCATACAGACCATCTTGAAAGTTTGGGAGCAGAACTGATTTCCCGAGATGCTTTTATGGAAATTTTAAAGGGATAA
- a CDS encoding sensor histidine kinase, translating into MNFNPRKKASNIILLISSFVIVSLILWNTNSFFKNFKEEERLKMEIWATAQLELIQSSVDQELGNLTLKVMGNNTSTPMILVNEEGSIKTHNISLEKAMDTVYIQRKIRQFESENEPIHIIQEGELLETLYYGNSEVLNKLKYYPLALLLIIFLFGTVIFFFFKTNKASEQNKLWAGMAKETAHQIGTPLTSLLGWNELLKSEKINPDITKEIAKDITRLETITDRFSKIGSIPDLEVHDIVKETEKAYEYLKRRSSKLIHFAFSSEIDELPVLLNPPLYNWSIENLVKNGIDAMKGKGNIAIQIEKKGQFVNILVSDTGHGISKSDFQNIFNPGVTSKKRGWGLGLSLVKRIVEEYHKGKIKVLSSSKEGTIMQISLRAKV; encoded by the coding sequence ATGAATTTCAACCCTAGGAAAAAGGCTTCCAATATCATTTTATTGATTTCATCGTTCGTTATCGTAAGCCTTATTCTGTGGAATACCAACAGCTTCTTCAAAAATTTTAAAGAGGAAGAACGCCTAAAGATGGAAATATGGGCAACTGCCCAACTGGAACTGATCCAATCCTCCGTAGACCAAGAACTGGGAAACCTTACATTAAAAGTGATGGGAAACAATACCTCTACACCCATGATCTTGGTAAACGAAGAAGGGTCTATTAAAACACACAACATCTCTTTGGAAAAAGCGATGGACACTGTCTATATCCAAAGGAAGATAAGACAGTTTGAAAGCGAGAACGAGCCCATACACATTATCCAGGAAGGGGAGCTTTTGGAAACACTGTATTATGGGAATTCTGAAGTTTTGAACAAATTAAAGTACTATCCCCTGGCCTTGCTTCTGATAATTTTTCTTTTTGGAACCGTGATTTTCTTCTTTTTCAAGACCAACAAAGCTTCGGAACAAAACAAACTTTGGGCGGGGATGGCGAAGGAAACGGCACATCAAATAGGTACGCCATTGACATCTTTATTGGGATGGAACGAGCTTTTAAAATCCGAAAAAATCAATCCTGACATCACCAAAGAGATTGCAAAGGATATTACCCGGTTGGAAACCATAACGGATCGTTTTTCCAAAATTGGGTCGATTCCGGATTTGGAAGTACATGATATTGTAAAAGAGACGGAGAAGGCCTACGAATACCTAAAGCGTAGAAGTTCCAAACTCATACATTTTGCCTTTAGTTCTGAAATTGATGAACTGCCTGTACTTTTAAATCCACCTTTGTACAATTGGAGCATAGAAAATCTCGTTAAGAATGGTATAGATGCGATGAAAGGGAAGGGCAATATTGCCATTCAAATTGAAAAAAAGGGTCAATTTGTCAATATTTTGGTATCGGATACTGGCCACGGAATTTCAAAAAGTGATTTTCAGAATATCTTCAATCCAGGGGTAACTTCAAAAAAAAGGGGTTGGGGACTGGGCCTTTCACTGGTAAAAAGAATTGTGGAGGAATACCACAAAGGAAAAATTAAAGTACTTTCGTCAAGCAAAGAAGGAACAATCATGCAAATCTCCCTGCGAGCAAAAGTCTGA
- a CDS encoding DNA-3-methyladenine glycosylase I, whose amino-acid sequence MGKNRCGWCEGDSLYEEYHDKEWGVPVKDDDTLFEFLILETFQAGLSWITVLKKRENFRKAFDNFDYAKIAEYDQGKIDELLDDSGIIRNKLKVNATISNARAFMEVQNEFGSFSNYIWGFVNNEPIKNKVVHYKNAPATTSLSDTLSKDLKKRGFKFVGSTVVYAHMQATGMVNDHEISCFRYDKV is encoded by the coding sequence ATGGGAAAAAATAGATGTGGCTGGTGCGAAGGCGATTCACTTTATGAAGAATATCACGATAAAGAGTGGGGCGTACCTGTAAAAGATGACGACACCTTGTTCGAGTTTCTCATTTTGGAGACTTTTCAGGCCGGCCTAAGTTGGATTACCGTATTGAAAAAGCGTGAGAACTTCAGAAAGGCATTTGACAATTTCGATTACGCCAAGATTGCTGAATATGACCAGGGAAAAATTGATGAGCTTCTTGATGATTCAGGTATAATCAGAAACAAATTAAAAGTAAATGCCACTATATCTAACGCTCGGGCATTTATGGAAGTACAAAATGAATTTGGAAGTTTCAGCAATTATATTTGGGGTTTTGTAAACAATGAGCCTATTAAAAATAAAGTGGTACACTATAAAAATGCACCTGCTACCACTTCCCTTTCTGATACTTTAAGCAAGGATTTGAAAAAAAGGGGGTTTAAGTTTGTGGGAAGTACGGTCGTATACGCCCATATGCAAGCTACCGGAATGGTCAATGATCACGAGATAAGTTGTTTTAGATATGATAAAGTATAA
- a CDS encoding peptidase domain-containing ABC transporter produces MAKNILTAWQRLINMLALDKKDVLQVFYYAIFAGLVSLSLPLGIQAIINLIQGAQVSTSWIILVILVTLGVAFTGLLQLMQIRIIENVQQKIFTRASFEFAYRFPKIKMSELRNFYPPELANRFFDTLNVQKGISKLLIDFPTALLQIIFGLILLSLYHPFFIIYGVLLLVLIYVVFKYTITKGLETSLKESKQKYKVAHWIQEVARCIVSFKLSGKTEHSLNKNDALVNGYLAARESHFRILVLQFIQMIGFKILVTGGLLIIGGLLVLSQEMNIGQFVAAEIIILLVISSVEKLIVGLESFYDVLTSLEKLGQVVDKEVEPEQKELELFEQENFKLELDDIVYKIPGSDRKILDGLSLTIHKKDRILIKGANASGKSTLLHVISGLIEPDHGNIFVNEVRLKSENLNHYRSQIGQSLKEETPFEGTLLENITYNDPSISKEDIIWVLEATGLQQIVKDMEDGLDTIIYPEGKQISYTFAKKIVLARSLVKKPKLLVLRDPLDQFDHDEVERIMDFLTDPIHPWSLVIVSNDKNWISKCGRVVTIENGRIKSNT; encoded by the coding sequence ATGGCTAAAAATATTCTTACTGCTTGGCAACGATTAATTAATATGCTGGCATTGGATAAGAAAGATGTACTTCAAGTTTTTTACTACGCAATTTTCGCAGGTCTTGTAAGTCTGTCTCTACCCTTGGGTATTCAGGCAATCATTAATTTGATACAAGGTGCACAAGTAAGTACATCATGGATAATCCTTGTTATTCTCGTTACGCTTGGTGTTGCCTTTACCGGCTTACTTCAATTAATGCAGATTAGAATCATTGAAAACGTTCAGCAGAAAATCTTTACAAGAGCATCTTTTGAATTTGCTTATCGTTTTCCAAAAATCAAAATGTCCGAGTTGAGGAATTTTTATCCACCGGAACTTGCCAATCGATTTTTTGATACCCTCAACGTACAAAAAGGAATTTCCAAATTATTGATAGACTTTCCAACAGCATTGTTACAAATCATATTTGGGCTTATTTTATTGTCGCTGTATCATCCATTTTTTATCATTTATGGTGTTCTTTTACTGGTGTTGATTTACGTGGTCTTTAAATATACAATCACCAAAGGTTTGGAAACTAGCTTAAAGGAATCCAAACAAAAGTATAAAGTCGCCCATTGGATTCAGGAAGTTGCAAGATGTATAGTAAGTTTTAAACTTTCTGGAAAAACGGAACATTCGCTTAACAAAAACGATGCTTTGGTAAATGGTTATCTGGCGGCCAGGGAAAGTCATTTCCGGATATTGGTCTTGCAGTTTATCCAGATGATAGGTTTTAAGATTTTGGTTACAGGAGGTCTTTTGATTATAGGAGGTCTTTTGGTACTGAGCCAAGAAATGAATATTGGTCAATTTGTAGCTGCGGAAATAATCATTCTTTTGGTCATAAGTTCGGTGGAGAAATTAATTGTTGGGCTGGAATCATTTTATGACGTACTTACATCATTGGAGAAATTGGGACAAGTGGTCGATAAGGAAGTAGAGCCGGAACAAAAGGAATTGGAGCTGTTCGAGCAAGAAAACTTTAAACTGGAACTTGATGATATTGTTTATAAGATACCTGGGAGCGATCGCAAAATTCTTGATGGCCTTTCCCTGACCATCCATAAGAAGGACCGTATTCTCATAAAGGGAGCCAATGCGTCAGGTAAATCTACTCTATTGCACGTTATTTCTGGATTGATAGAACCGGACCATGGTAATATTTTTGTAAATGAAGTAAGGTTAAAATCAGAGAACTTAAATCATTACAGGTCCCAGATCGGCCAATCATTAAAAGAAGAAACTCCTTTTGAGGGTACTTTATTGGAGAACATTACATATAATGATCCATCCATAAGCAAAGAGGATATAATATGGGTCTTAGAAGCAACGGGCCTACAGCAAATTGTAAAAGATATGGAAGATGGTCTGGACACAATAATTTATCCAGAAGGAAAACAGATATCCTATACTTTTGCCAAAAAAATCGTTTTAGCGAGAAGTTTGGTAAAAAAACCCAAGCTTTTAGTATTGAGGGATCCTTTAGATCAGTTTGATCATGACGAAGTTGAACGTATCATGGATTTCCTAACTGACCCAATTCATCCGTGGAGCCTGGTCATTGTAAGTAACGATAAAAATTGGATCAGCAAATGTGGTAGGGTCGTTACCATAGAGAATGGAAGAATAAAAAGTAACACATAG
- a CDS encoding sodium-dependent bicarbonate transport family permease: MDLHLLIDNLTNPALLFFFLGILAVQLKSNLEIPQNSSKFISLYLLFAIGFKGGLELSHSDFSMEIIWSLLFGIFLAISIPVFAYFILRRKFSVENSGAIAAAYGSVSAVTFVTAISFLEIENIEFGGHMVAVMALMEAPSIIIGVLLMAFFKKGQRDKGSFKKVLHHSVTNGSVLLILGSLAIGFLANENQAEGIKPFTTDIFKGFLAVFLLDMGITSGKKLSDFMKKGWFALIFSIGLPVLNGCFVAWFSQFITESLGNRFLFSILAASASYIAVPAAMRIAAPKANPSLYVPMALAFTFPFNITLGMPIYLFIIQSFQ, encoded by the coding sequence ATGGATTTACACCTTCTAATTGATAACCTAACCAATCCTGCTTTACTTTTTTTCTTTCTGGGAATTTTGGCAGTTCAATTAAAGAGTAATCTAGAAATCCCACAAAACTCTTCTAAATTTATTTCACTTTACCTACTGTTCGCAATAGGATTCAAGGGAGGGCTTGAGCTCTCCCATAGTGATTTCAGCATGGAAATCATCTGGTCACTTCTTTTCGGTATTTTTTTGGCCATATCAATACCTGTTTTTGCTTATTTCATACTTAGGCGCAAGTTCAGTGTTGAAAATTCAGGAGCCATTGCTGCTGCTTACGGTTCCGTTAGTGCGGTAACTTTTGTTACTGCCATCTCCTTTCTTGAAATAGAGAACATTGAATTTGGCGGTCACATGGTAGCGGTCATGGCTTTAATGGAAGCTCCATCCATAATTATTGGGGTATTGTTAATGGCTTTTTTCAAAAAAGGGCAACGAGACAAGGGAAGTTTTAAAAAAGTGCTCCATCATTCGGTAACCAATGGTAGTGTCCTATTGATTTTAGGTAGTTTGGCTATTGGTTTTCTCGCCAATGAGAATCAAGCTGAAGGCATAAAACCATTTACTACTGACATCTTCAAAGGATTCCTTGCAGTTTTTCTTTTGGATATGGGCATAACCAGTGGGAAAAAATTGAGCGACTTTATGAAGAAAGGTTGGTTCGCGTTAATATTTTCAATAGGCCTACCCGTACTCAATGGTTGCTTTGTAGCTTGGTTCAGTCAATTTATAACAGAAAGTCTAGGCAATCGGTTTTTATTTTCAATTTTGGCTGCAAGTGCTTCCTATATTGCGGTTCCAGCAGCTATGCGTATCGCTGCCCCAAAAGCAAACCCAAGCCTATATGTGCCTATGGCCTTGGCATTTACCTTTCCATTCAATATTACCTTGGGAATGCCCATTTATTTGTTCATTATACAATCTTTTCAGTAA
- a CDS encoding short-chain fatty acid transporter, giving the protein MGLTKVIALAFRRYLPSPFTIAVFLTVLTLILALVFTENTSDKNHVVLLLSYWEKGIWNNGLLVFAYQMMLILVLGHVLVLSRPMERLILGITKFVKNTSNAAVLVALPTMLVSFFNWGLGLIFGAILARKVGEYAQANNIPINYPLIGASGYVGLMVWHGGISGSAPIKVSEMGHLQNLLESISDIAILSQLPETISTSLTVFSYWNLILFAVVAFFICILVYYLGKRTSHTKIDLKEYRFKAIDKNNLEGAEKLDHSRIVAIGFGILIFMAFLLQYLPSIRNLNITPNMLNFFMLGLAIVLHGNFKSFLLAVEEAIGDTAGILIQFPLYFGIMGIMGNSGMITGISDFFVSISTSTTLPIFTFFSAGLVNIFVPSGGGQWAVQGPLVVESALQLGVPLPKAIMALAYGDQVTNMFQPFWALPLLGITKLKAKEILPYTLIFMLIGSVVYIGGLLIF; this is encoded by the coding sequence TTGGGCCTTACCAAAGTTATAGCGCTTGCTTTTAGAAGGTATTTGCCTTCACCATTTACAATTGCAGTATTTCTTACGGTGCTAACATTGATTTTAGCGCTGGTCTTTACTGAAAATACTTCAGATAAAAACCATGTTGTTCTCCTTCTATCCTATTGGGAAAAAGGCATATGGAACAATGGTTTGTTGGTATTTGCATATCAGATGATGCTTATTTTGGTTTTGGGCCATGTTTTGGTTTTGAGCAGACCAATGGAGCGTTTGATATTGGGAATTACCAAATTTGTAAAGAACACGTCCAACGCAGCGGTTTTGGTTGCATTGCCAACCATGTTGGTTTCTTTTTTCAATTGGGGGCTGGGACTCATTTTTGGAGCTATTTTGGCACGAAAAGTCGGTGAATATGCGCAAGCGAACAATATACCCATAAACTACCCCTTGATCGGGGCTTCAGGCTATGTTGGTCTAATGGTTTGGCATGGCGGGATAAGTGGTTCTGCTCCAATAAAGGTTTCGGAGATGGGGCATCTTCAAAATCTACTGGAAAGTATTTCCGATATAGCTATACTATCGCAATTGCCAGAAACTATTTCCACTTCGCTCACCGTTTTTAGCTATTGGAATCTTATTTTGTTTGCCGTCGTTGCCTTTTTCATATGTATTTTGGTCTATTATTTGGGAAAAAGAACAAGTCACACAAAGATTGACTTAAAGGAATATAGGTTTAAAGCGATTGATAAAAACAATCTTGAAGGGGCTGAAAAACTCGACCATTCCAGAATTGTAGCAATCGGTTTTGGTATTTTGATCTTCATGGCTTTCCTTTTGCAATACCTGCCGTCAATAAGAAATTTGAACATTACCCCCAATATGCTCAATTTTTTCATGTTGGGTTTGGCAATTGTTCTTCACGGAAACTTTAAAAGTTTTTTGCTTGCCGTGGAAGAGGCGATAGGGGATACTGCAGGAATCTTAATCCAGTTTCCGCTGTATTTCGGGATTATGGGAATTATGGGCAATAGTGGGATGATTACAGGTATTTCTGATTTTTTCGTATCCATCAGCACAAGTACGACCTTGCCTATTTTCACCTTTTTTAGTGCAGGTTTGGTCAATATATTCGTTCCCAGTGGTGGAGGCCAGTGGGCCGTACAGGGACCACTTGTGGTCGAATCTGCGTTACAGCTTGGGGTTCCATTGCCAAAAGCGATTATGGCCTTGGCCTATGGCGACCAGGTTACAAATATGTTTCAACCGTTCTGGGCTTTGCCCCTTTTGGGAATTACAAAGCTAAAAGCTAAAGAAATTTTACCTTACACATTGATTTTCATGCTTATAGGAAGTGTAGTTTATATAGGAGGGCTTCTTATATTCTAG
- a CDS encoding LysR family transcriptional regulator, producing MNYTLHQLRIFSKIAEKQSITKASEELHLTQPAVSIQLKNFQNQFPIPLTEVIGRQLFITDFGKEIASAAKRILNEVDRIDYKLLTFKGELAGKLKISVVSTGKYVMPYFLSEFMRENSGVDLSMDVTNKAQVVESLEENQVDFALVSVLPDHLKLEKISLMKNVLYLIGNPKYFEKVKLTKSAFSKDTPLIFREKGSATRAAMENYLVEKSITIAKKIELTSNEAVKQAVIAGLGCSIMPLIGLKNELSNGDMKIISLKNLPITTMWNLVWLKNKKLSPIALALLEYLKAQKQEIIDTNFEWFDKY from the coding sequence ATGAATTATACTTTGCACCAACTTCGTATTTTTTCTAAAATAGCTGAAAAACAGAGTATTACGAAGGCATCTGAAGAACTTCACTTGACACAGCCAGCAGTCTCCATTCAATTAAAAAATTTTCAAAATCAGTTTCCAATTCCATTGACAGAGGTAATAGGGAGGCAACTATTTATCACCGATTTTGGCAAGGAAATCGCATCGGCGGCAAAAAGGATTCTTAATGAAGTAGACCGTATCGACTACAAGCTACTCACATTTAAAGGAGAATTAGCGGGGAAATTAAAAATATCTGTCGTTTCAACGGGGAAATATGTGATGCCTTATTTTTTATCAGAATTTATGCGTGAGAATTCTGGAGTGGATTTGAGCATGGACGTGACCAATAAAGCCCAAGTAGTTGAAAGCCTCGAAGAGAATCAAGTTGATTTTGCCTTGGTGAGCGTTTTGCCCGATCATTTAAAACTGGAAAAGATAAGCTTAATGAAAAACGTGCTCTATCTTATTGGCAACCCTAAATATTTTGAAAAAGTAAAATTGACCAAAAGTGCGTTCTCTAAGGATACCCCTTTAATTTTTAGAGAGAAAGGCTCAGCCACACGTGCAGCAATGGAGAACTATTTAGTAGAAAAAAGCATAACTATTGCCAAGAAAATAGAGCTTACTTCAAACGAAGCGGTAAAACAAGCGGTAATCGCCGGTTTGGGTTGTTCCATTATGCCTTTGATCGGACTTAAAAATGAATTGAGCAATGGTGATATGAAAATAATTTCCTTAAAGAATCTACCGATTACAACTATGTGGAATCTGGTCTGGTTAAAAAACAAAAAATTATCACCGATTGCTTTGGCACTATTGGAATACCTCAAAGCTCAAAAACAAGAGATAATCGATACCAATTTTGAATGGTTTGACAAGTATTGA
- a CDS encoding NADP-dependent isocitrate dehydrogenase: MDRITIAKGDGIGPEIMDATLKILNAAGAQLEMDEIEVGENVYLKGNTSGISKDAWNTIRKNKVFLKAPITTPQGGGYKSLNVTTRKSLGLYSNVRPCRSIHPFVKTKHPEMDVVIIRENEEDLYAGIEHQQTDEVVQCLKLISRPGCEKIVRYAFEYAKKYNRKKVTCFTKDNIMKQTDGLFHKVFDEIAAEYPDITNEHWIIDIGAAKLADTPEIFDVIVMPNLYGDVLSDVAAQITGSVGLAGSANIGETCAMFEAIHGSAPRRAGQNLANPSGLLRGAIMMLNHLGQNDIAEKVENAWLKTMEDGIHTYDIFDEKTSKEKVGTKEFAEAVISNLGQKPNTLKSVSYEKTGPLDLPTTPRKKPLKKELKGVDVFAHWSGTDPDEIAAKLQKMENDKLKLQVITNRGVKVWPNGFEETFCTDHWRCRFATTDESSINNSEVVELLGRAITNDIDVIKTENLYFFDGKQAFSMAQGQ, translated from the coding sequence ATGGATAGAATTACTATTGCTAAAGGAGACGGAATCGGTCCCGAAATAATGGATGCTACTTTAAAAATCCTTAATGCAGCTGGAGCACAGCTTGAAATGGATGAAATTGAAGTTGGCGAAAACGTATATTTAAAAGGAAACACTTCTGGAATTTCCAAAGACGCATGGAATACCATAAGAAAAAATAAGGTTTTTTTAAAAGCGCCCATAACTACACCGCAAGGCGGTGGTTATAAAAGCCTTAATGTTACCACCCGAAAATCCTTAGGGCTTTACTCCAATGTCAGGCCCTGTCGCAGTATTCACCCATTTGTAAAAACCAAACATCCTGAGATGGATGTTGTCATTATAAGGGAAAATGAAGAAGACCTTTATGCAGGTATCGAACACCAACAAACGGATGAAGTTGTGCAGTGTTTAAAATTGATCAGCAGACCTGGCTGTGAAAAAATAGTCAGATATGCTTTTGAATATGCAAAAAAGTATAATAGAAAAAAGGTCACCTGCTTTACAAAGGACAATATAATGAAGCAGACCGATGGACTTTTCCACAAAGTATTCGACGAAATCGCTGCAGAATATCCAGATATTACCAACGAACATTGGATAATAGATATAGGTGCTGCAAAGTTGGCCGATACACCAGAGATTTTTGACGTAATTGTAATGCCCAATCTTTATGGAGATGTATTATCTGATGTAGCTGCACAAATTACAGGTTCAGTTGGTCTTGCAGGATCTGCCAATATCGGTGAAACTTGTGCTATGTTTGAAGCTATCCACGGTTCCGCACCACGTAGGGCAGGACAAAATTTGGCCAACCCATCCGGTCTTTTGAGGGGAGCAATCATGATGCTAAATCACTTAGGACAAAATGACATAGCCGAAAAAGTTGAAAACGCTTGGTTGAAGACCATGGAAGATGGTATCCATACCTATGATATCTTTGATGAGAAAACCAGTAAAGAAAAAGTTGGCACAAAAGAATTTGCCGAGGCGGTAATTTCCAATCTTGGTCAAAAACCAAATACTCTAAAGAGTGTATCGTATGAAAAAACAGGACCTCTGGATTTGCCGACCACTCCAAGAAAAAAACCACTTAAAAAGGAATTGAAAGGTGTGGACGTTTTTGCTCACTGGTCAGGAACAGATCCAGATGAAATTGCGGCCAAACTCCAAAAGATGGAGAACGATAAATTAAAGTTGCAGGTCATTACCAATAGAGGGGTCAAGGTTTGGCCAAATGGTTTTGAAGAAACTTTTTGCACAGACCACTGGAGGTGTCGTTTCGCTACAACAGATGAAAGTTCCATTAATAATTCTGAAGTAGTAGAACTTTTAGGTAGAGCAATTACAAATGATATTGATGTAATAAAAACTGAAAATCTTTACTTTTTTGATGGAAAACAGGCTTTTTCAATGGCTCAAGGGCAATAA
- a CDS encoding DUF2490 domain-containing protein, translated as MALSSFSQENLTSYWQPQTAINYDVTKTYSHNFSVAKRSYLIDQGDYGFNVRQIDVVHFSNLKVADNKSVALGIQYRFRDIFEDSSNELRLTQQYNYTKRPFVIRYGHRLRSEQRITRNLTTHRFRYRFALDFPLKGEELNMGEPYFVGSFENLLSVAKANSPEFDLRLSGQIGWQLKKGLKVQAGLEYRMEDFASDFPQNVVFLLTNIQLSL; from the coding sequence ATGGCGTTATCTTCATTTTCCCAAGAAAACCTAACCAGTTATTGGCAGCCCCAAACAGCAATAAATTATGACGTAACCAAGACCTATTCGCATAATTTTTCCGTGGCAAAGCGAAGTTATCTTATTGATCAAGGAGACTACGGGTTCAATGTAAGGCAAATCGATGTGGTACATTTTTCCAATTTAAAAGTGGCCGATAATAAAAGTGTGGCACTAGGAATACAATACCGATTTAGGGATATTTTTGAAGACAGCAGCAACGAACTTCGTCTAACACAACAGTATAACTATACAAAACGGCCTTTTGTAATAAGGTATGGGCATCGCTTGCGTTCAGAACAGCGTATTACCAGAAATTTGACAACGCATAGATTCCGATATAGGTTTGCATTGGATTTTCCGTTAAAAGGGGAAGAGTTGAACATGGGCGAACCTTATTTTGTAGGTAGCTTTGAAAATCTGCTAAGCGTAGCCAAAGCAAATTCCCCGGAATTTGATTTGAGACTCAGCGGACAAATAGGTTGGCAACTCAAAAAAGGTCTGAAAGTTCAGGCGGGGTTGGAATATCGGATGGAGGACTTTGCTTCAGACTTTCCACAAAATGTTGTGTTTTTATTGACCAACATTCAGTTATCCCTTTAA
- a CDS encoding DUF3127 domain-containing protein: MEVQGRIKMIDETKTYGNNGFRKREVVITTEEQYPQHILVEFVQDKCDLLNNYSVGQMVKVSINLRGREWVNPEGETKYFNSIQGWRIENLQTEASGDNVPPVPPMEAFEPADDVNEGEHDDLPF; this comes from the coding sequence ATGGAAGTTCAGGGAAGAATTAAAATGATCGATGAGACCAAAACCTACGGTAACAACGGTTTCAGAAAAAGAGAAGTTGTAATCACTACAGAGGAACAGTATCCTCAACATATACTAGTGGAATTCGTACAGGACAAGTGCGATTTACTCAACAACTACAGTGTTGGTCAAATGGTAAAGGTCAGTATTAACCTAAGAGGTAGGGAGTGGGTAAACCCAGAAGGTGAGACCAAATATTTTAATTCCATTCAGGGCTGGAGAATTGAAAATCTTCAAACAGAGGCCAGTGGAGACAACGTCCCTCCCGTACCGCCCATGGAAGCTTTTGAACCTGCGGATGATGTGAACGAAGGAGAGCACGACGATTTACCTTTCTAA
- a CDS encoding TetR/AcrR family transcriptional regulator yields MERLMQSIRIDIPDKIYVKDPESSNLGKRIIEQSILMIDEMGFESFTFRKLGQRIKSNESSIYRYFENKHKLLLYLTSWYWGWLEYKMVFATNGIPDKREKLRKALEILTQTVEEDVSFSHINEILLSKIVINEYSKSYLTKEVDQENKDGYFVIYKRLINRLYEMIVALDNEYPYPSSLASTVLEGCLHQYFLREHFPMLTDCNQTTTPTHYFTDLVFRALKPKNNG; encoded by the coding sequence ATGGAAAGATTAATGCAGTCCATCAGGATAGATATTCCGGATAAGATTTATGTTAAAGATCCCGAGTCATCAAATTTGGGAAAAAGAATCATTGAACAAAGTATTTTAATGATAGACGAGATGGGTTTTGAAAGTTTCACTTTTAGAAAACTTGGACAGCGAATAAAATCCAATGAGAGTTCCATTTATCGTTATTTTGAAAACAAGCATAAACTTCTCCTTTATCTTACATCATGGTATTGGGGATGGTTGGAGTATAAAATGGTTTTTGCCACAAATGGAATTCCCGATAAAAGGGAAAAGCTAAGAAAAGCTTTGGAGATTTTGACACAAACTGTTGAGGAGGATGTCTCCTTTTCTCATATTAACGAAATTTTATTGAGTAAAATAGTTATTAATGAATACTCAAAATCTTATCTTACCAAAGAAGTAGACCAAGAAAACAAAGATGGCTATTTTGTTATCTATAAAAGGTTGATTAATCGCTTATATGAAATGATTGTGGCTCTTGATAATGAATATCCTTATCCCTCAAGTCTGGCAAGCACCGTCTTGGAAGGATGCCTACATCAATATTTTCTTCGTGAGCATTTTCCTATGTTGACAGATTGCAACCAAACGACCACACCTACACACTACTTTACCGATTTGGTCTTTAGGGCCTTAAAACCAAAAAATAATGGCTAA